A genomic region of Mesobacillus jeotgali contains the following coding sequences:
- a CDS encoding chemotaxis protein CheW, whose amino-acid sequence MAENLVSDLKVIVFQLNDKEYGVPVSQVKSIEKIMHITRVPHTNPFVKGVMNLRGVVTPLLDLRVRFGIEEQAYNESTRVIIVSVEDKEVGLIVDGANDVIDIPTSLIEPPPEVVGIAAEGFIDGVANLDKRLLILIDLNKILESDEVKAL is encoded by the coding sequence ATGGCTGAAAATCTGGTTTCAGACTTGAAAGTAATCGTGTTCCAGCTGAATGATAAAGAGTATGGTGTTCCAGTAAGCCAGGTGAAATCAATTGAAAAAATCATGCATATCACAAGGGTCCCTCATACAAATCCTTTTGTAAAAGGGGTAATGAACCTTCGAGGAGTAGTGACTCCGCTTTTGGATTTGCGTGTCAGGTTTGGCATAGAGGAACAAGCATACAACGAAAGTACTCGTGTAATCATTGTTTCTGTAGAAGATAAAGAAGTTGGGTTAATTGTAGACGGCGCAAATGATGTCATTGATATCCCAACAAGCTTGATTGAACCACCGCCTGAAGTCGTGGGTATAGCAGCTGAAGGTTTTATTGATGGAGTAGCCAATCTGGATAAGAGGTTATTGATTTTAATAGACTTGAACAAAATCCTTGAGTCCGACGAAGTTAAAGCTTTGTAA
- a CDS encoding FliA/WhiG family RNA polymerase sigma factor: MVRGSTSEEQVTWDKWVQFRDPDAGNLLIKKYMPLVSYHVQRISVSLPKSVSRDDLKSLGMIGLYDALEKFDPNRDLKFDTYSSFRIRGAILDGLRKEDWLPRSTREKAKKIDAAIERLEQRFMRNATIEEIASELNMDETEIYTTINEHFFANVLSIDEHPSENDERDNQSFVIKDEKAEIPEDKLIKSELLEEIAEKVSKLNDKEQLVLSLFYKEELTLTEIGQVMNLSTSRISQIHSKAIFKLRKWLETA, encoded by the coding sequence ATGGTACGAGGATCCACTTCGGAAGAACAGGTAACATGGGATAAATGGGTACAGTTCCGTGATCCGGATGCAGGTAATTTGCTGATAAAAAAATATATGCCACTTGTTTCCTACCATGTGCAAAGAATTTCAGTGAGTCTTCCGAAAAGTGTGTCTAGAGATGATCTAAAAAGTCTGGGAATGATTGGTTTATACGATGCTCTAGAAAAATTCGATCCAAACAGGGATCTGAAATTTGATACATATTCTTCATTTCGAATTCGTGGAGCGATTTTAGACGGATTAAGAAAAGAAGACTGGCTGCCAAGAAGTACTCGGGAAAAAGCCAAAAAGATTGATGCAGCGATCGAGCGACTTGAACAGCGGTTTATGAGAAATGCGACCATCGAAGAAATTGCCAGCGAACTGAACATGGATGAAACAGAAATTTACACAACAATAAATGAACATTTTTTTGCGAATGTACTATCCATAGATGAACATCCAAGTGAAAATGATGAACGGGATAACCAATCATTTGTGATCAAGGATGAAAAAGCTGAAATTCCTGAAGATAAACTTATTAAGTCTGAATTGCTGGAAGAGATAGCTGAAAAAGTTTCAAAATTAAATGATAAAGAACAACTCGTATTGAGTTTGTTTTATAAAGAAGAATTAACACTAACAGAGATTGGTCAAGTCATGAATTTATCTACATCGAGGATCTCACAAATTCATTCAAAAGCGATATTTAAACTGAGAAAATGGTTAGAGACAGCTTAA
- a CDS encoding protein-glutamate methylesterase/protein-glutamine glutaminase, producing MAKIRVLIVDDSAFMRKLINDFLSEHPEIDVIGTARNGEDAIKKWRELRPDVITLDVEMPKLNGLEVLKTIMKEQPLPVVMLSSTTKEGADTTLQAIQAGAVDFVAKPSGSISIDLHKIKTELIKKVLSASKANLTKINFLEDSKSVGKKQNSSIDSELKVAGRVTTRGFTRESKKIVCIGTSTGGPRALQQVITSLPKDIDVPVLVVQHMPPGFTKSLANRLDSLSQIKVKEAEDGELLQKGTAYIAPGGFHLEIKSLGATLAVSLSLSPPRNGHRPSVDVMFESISTIKNYSKIAVIMTGMGSDGSKGLVEMKKNGIVKAIAESQDTSIVFGMPKAAIATNMVDEVANVENIAQSIMNYI from the coding sequence GTGGCAAAAATCAGAGTTCTCATCGTAGATGATTCGGCTTTCATGCGTAAGCTGATCAACGACTTTCTATCAGAACATCCAGAAATTGATGTTATTGGCACGGCTCGAAACGGAGAGGATGCCATTAAAAAATGGCGGGAATTACGTCCTGATGTCATAACACTTGATGTCGAAATGCCGAAATTAAACGGGTTAGAAGTCTTGAAGACGATTATGAAAGAACAGCCGCTTCCGGTTGTTATGCTTTCAAGCACCACGAAAGAAGGCGCAGACACGACTCTGCAGGCGATTCAAGCGGGAGCTGTAGATTTTGTGGCAAAGCCATCAGGTTCCATTTCAATTGATTTACATAAAATCAAAACGGAGTTAATCAAGAAAGTTTTATCCGCCAGTAAAGCTAACTTAACCAAAATAAACTTTCTGGAAGACTCCAAATCAGTTGGGAAGAAACAGAACAGTTCAATAGATTCAGAGTTAAAGGTAGCTGGGCGTGTAACAACCAGGGGATTTACCCGCGAATCCAAAAAGATTGTCTGCATAGGCACATCAACCGGGGGCCCTCGGGCATTGCAGCAGGTTATAACTTCATTGCCAAAAGATATAGATGTACCTGTACTTGTCGTCCAGCATATGCCGCCAGGTTTTACAAAGTCCCTTGCCAATCGACTGGATTCCTTAAGCCAGATCAAAGTAAAGGAAGCGGAAGATGGAGAGCTTTTACAAAAAGGGACGGCATATATAGCTCCAGGTGGATTTCATCTGGAGATTAAGAGTTTAGGAGCAACGCTGGCAGTCAGCCTTAGCTTATCTCCGCCGCGAAATGGCCATCGTCCTTCCGTTGATGTGATGTTCGAGTCCATCAGTACAATTAAGAACTACTCAAAAATTGCTGTCATCATGACCGGAATGGGGTCAGATGGTTCCAAAGGACTTGTTGAAATGAAGAAAAATGGCATAGTTAAAGCGATTGCCGAATCGCAGGATACATCAATCGTTTTCGGGATGCCGAAAGCAGCAATTGCAACGAACATGGTTGATGAGGTAGCGAATGTAGAAAACATCGCTCAATCAATCATGAATTATATTTGA
- the frr gene encoding ribosome recycling factor, which yields MPKQAIANAKERMSKAIQAYTRELASIRAGRASASLLDRVQVDYYGAPTPVNQLAGISVPEARLLVIQPYDKSILGEIEKAILKSDLGLNPANDGQIIRIAIPQLTEERRKELAKQVKKEAEEAKIAIRNIRRDGNEDLKKLEKNGEITEDDLRGYSDDIQKLTDEHIAKIDQITKDKEKEIMEV from the coding sequence ATGCCAAAACAAGCAATTGCTAACGCAAAAGAAAGAATGTCAAAAGCGATCCAAGCTTATACACGCGAACTTGCCAGCATCCGTGCAGGCAGAGCAAGCGCCTCTCTTTTAGACAGAGTACAGGTGGATTATTATGGAGCACCAACTCCAGTCAATCAACTAGCTGGTATTTCTGTACCGGAAGCGCGTCTTTTGGTTATCCAGCCATATGATAAGTCAATCCTTGGTGAAATTGAAAAAGCGATCTTAAAGTCTGATCTTGGCCTGAATCCTGCAAACGATGGACAAATCATCAGGATCGCGATTCCTCAGCTGACTGAGGAACGACGCAAAGAGCTTGCAAAGCAAGTTAAAAAGGAAGCTGAAGAAGCAAAAATCGCGATCCGCAATATTCGCCGCGACGGCAACGAAGATCTGAAGAAGCTAGAGAAAAACGGAGAAATCACAGAAGATGACCTCCGTGGATACTCTGACGATATTCAAAAGCTAACGGATGAACATATCGCAAAAATCGATCAGATTACAAAAGACAAAGAAAAAGAAATCATGGAAGTGTAA
- the pyrH gene encoding UMP kinase, translating to MTSPKYKRVVLKLSGEALAGEQGFGINPSVIKNVADQVKEIAELDVEVAVVVGGGNIWRGKIGEEMGMDRATADYMGMLATVMNSLSLQDSLEQAGIETRVQTSIEMRQVAEPYIRRRAIRHLEKKRVVIFAAGTGNPYFSTDTTAALRAAEIEADVILMAKNNVDGVYSADPRVDKNATKYDELSYLDVLKEGLAVMDSTASSLCMDNDIPLIVFSIMEKGNIKRAVMGETIGTIVRGKN from the coding sequence ATGACGAGCCCTAAATACAAAAGAGTTGTTTTAAAGTTAAGTGGAGAAGCATTAGCCGGAGAACAAGGATTTGGCATCAATCCGTCGGTAATCAAAAATGTTGCAGACCAGGTGAAGGAGATTGCAGAACTGGATGTGGAGGTCGCTGTTGTAGTAGGCGGAGGAAATATCTGGAGAGGCAAAATCGGTGAAGAAATGGGAATGGACAGAGCGACGGCAGACTACATGGGCATGCTCGCTACCGTCATGAATTCCCTATCTTTACAAGACAGCCTGGAGCAAGCGGGAATCGAGACAAGGGTTCAAACTTCCATCGAAATGCGCCAGGTTGCAGAGCCGTACATCAGAAGAAGGGCAATCAGACACCTGGAGAAGAAGCGAGTCGTCATTTTCGCAGCCGGAACAGGAAATCCGTACTTCTCAACGGATACGACAGCTGCATTACGTGCTGCTGAGATCGAAGCAGATGTAATCCTTATGGCAAAGAATAACGTTGATGGCGTTTATTCTGCAGACCCGCGTGTTGATAAAAACGCAACTAAATATGATGAACTTTCATACCTGGATGTATTGAAGGAAGGTCTGGCTGTCATGGATTCAACAGCTTCATCTCTATGTATGGACAATGATATCCCGTTAATTGTATTCTCTATTATGGAAAAAGGTAATATTAAACGAGCAGTAATGGGTGAAACAATCGGAACAATCGTGAGGGGGAAAAACTAA
- a CDS encoding isoprenyl transferase: MLNKMNPWKKDQNPSSFRDRVLQIKDHEVPSHVAIIMDGNGRWAKKRALPRVAGHHEGMKVVRKITKLANELGVKTLTVYAFSTENWKRPKMEVDFLMKLPEEFLGTFLPELIEENVRVEMIGYKDKLPEHTKRAVGKAMEDTKNNTGLVLNFALNYGSRAEIIDGVKRVMDDVKNGNITESELNEEVFSSYLMTKYLDDPDLLIRTSGEIRLSNFMLWQLAYTEFWFTDVLWPDFDEEHFVEAIEAFQGRQRRFGGV, encoded by the coding sequence ATGTTAAATAAAATGAATCCGTGGAAGAAGGATCAAAATCCTTCCAGTTTCCGTGATCGCGTACTTCAAATTAAAGACCATGAAGTCCCTTCCCATGTTGCCATTATCATGGATGGTAATGGGCGTTGGGCTAAAAAACGCGCTTTGCCCCGGGTTGCTGGCCATCATGAAGGCATGAAGGTTGTCCGCAAAATAACCAAGCTGGCCAATGAACTTGGTGTTAAGACCCTTACTGTTTATGCTTTTTCTACAGAAAACTGGAAAAGGCCTAAAATGGAAGTTGATTTCCTGATGAAACTGCCAGAAGAATTCCTTGGCACCTTCCTTCCTGAATTAATTGAAGAAAATGTCCGTGTCGAAATGATTGGATATAAGGATAAACTTCCTGAGCATACGAAAAGGGCAGTCGGAAAAGCGATGGAAGATACAAAGAATAATACCGGCCTTGTCTTAAACTTTGCCCTTAACTATGGTAGTCGGGCAGAAATCATTGACGGCGTTAAAAGAGTAATGGATGATGTTAAAAATGGTAATATTACCGAGAGTGAGCTGAACGAAGAAGTCTTCTCTTCTTATCTCATGACAAAGTATTTGGATGATCCTGACCTGTTAATAAGGACAAGTGGTGAAATTCGCTTAAGCAATTTTATGCTTTGGCAGCTGGCATACACGGAGTTCTGGTTTACAGATGTACTGTGGCCAGATTTTGATGAAGAACATTTTGTCGAAGCAATTGAAGCATTCCAGGGCCGGCAACGGCGTTTTGGAGGAGTATAA
- a CDS encoding chemotaxis protein CheC: MTFLKSISDIHLDILKEVGNIGAGHAATALSTLLNKKIDMKVPSVRVVSFDEVMDLAGGPDNVVASVFLRIEGDAPGSMFFILPLPQAEKYIGQLTKNQSFSFSEEPDNELALSALQELGNILSGSYLSSLSDFTKLSLYPSVPALSIDMVGAVISFGLLELSQVSDYAIVIDTALDEEEAQLPDSVNGHFFLLPDPDSFHIIFSALGVRVDA, translated from the coding sequence ATGACTTTTCTAAAAAGCATTTCGGACATTCACCTTGATATATTAAAAGAGGTAGGAAATATTGGCGCAGGACATGCTGCGACGGCTTTATCAACTTTATTGAATAAAAAAATTGATATGAAAGTTCCCAGTGTCAGGGTCGTATCCTTTGATGAAGTGATGGACCTCGCTGGTGGACCCGACAATGTGGTAGCAAGTGTTTTTCTTCGGATAGAGGGCGATGCTCCAGGGAGCATGTTCTTTATCCTTCCGCTTCCACAGGCGGAGAAATATATTGGCCAACTTACAAAAAACCAATCATTCTCGTTTTCCGAAGAACCAGATAATGAACTGGCATTGTCCGCCCTCCAGGAATTAGGCAATATTTTATCAGGGTCATATTTATCTTCTCTTTCGGATTTTACGAAACTGAGCCTGTACCCTTCAGTTCCGGCTTTAAGTATAGATATGGTAGGAGCAGTCATCAGTTTCGGACTGCTGGAATTGTCCCAGGTGAGTGATTATGCAATCGTGATCGATACGGCTTTGGATGAAGAGGAAGCTCAGTTGCCAGACAGCGTGAATGGTCATTTCTTTCTATTGCCAGACCCGGATTCGTTCCATATCATTTTTTCTGCACTAGGAGTAAGGGTTGATGCATAA
- the rpsB gene encoding 30S ribosomal protein S2: MSVISMKQLLEAGVHFGHQTRRWNPKMKKYIFTERNGIYIIDLQKTVKKVEEAYNYVKELAGNGGTVLFVGTKKQAQDSVKEEAARSGMYYVNQRWLGGTLTNFETIQKRISRLKNIERMSEDGTFEVLPKKEVVQLKKEQERLEKFLGGIKDMKGLPDALFIIDPRKERIAVAEARKLNIPIVGIVDTNCDPDEIDVVIPANDDAIRAVKLLTSKMADAIIEAKQGEETTEAVEA; the protein is encoded by the coding sequence ATGTCAGTAATTTCAATGAAGCAACTGCTTGAAGCTGGTGTACACTTCGGTCACCAGACTCGCCGTTGGAACCCTAAGATGAAGAAATATATCTTCACTGAGCGTAACGGCATCTACATCATCGACCTTCAAAAGACTGTTAAGAAGGTTGAAGAAGCATACAACTACGTGAAAGAGCTAGCTGGTAACGGCGGTACTGTTCTTTTCGTAGGTACTAAGAAACAAGCTCAAGATTCTGTTAAAGAAGAAGCAGCTCGTTCTGGTATGTACTATGTTAACCAACGTTGGTTGGGTGGTACTCTAACTAACTTCGAAACAATCCAAAAGCGTATCTCTCGTCTTAAGAACATCGAAAGAATGTCAGAAGACGGAACTTTTGAAGTACTTCCTAAGAAAGAAGTAGTTCAATTGAAGAAAGAGCAAGAGCGTTTAGAAAAGTTCTTGGGCGGAATCAAGGACATGAAGGGCCTTCCAGATGCTCTTTTCATCATTGACCCACGCAAAGAGCGCATCGCTGTTGCTGAAGCACGCAAATTGAACATTCCTATCGTTGGAATTGTTGATACAAACTGTGATCCAGACGAAATCGACGTAGTTATCCCTGCGAACGATGACGCGATCCGCGCTGTTAAATTGCTAACTTCTAAAATGGCTGATGCTATTATCGAAGCAAAGCAAGGCGAAGAAACTACAGAAGCTGTAGAAGCTTAA
- a CDS encoding DUF342 domain-containing protein, with product MEYKVKLSHDRLAAELILDIGNKEKAFSVDELMNILKEEKIVFGVKRDVVTKISEDPNSIEYPIIIAAGEPKVDGADSYLRNELQQNSLEDHKVFNFRSVIHIPSVRKGQLLASVVPPMNGRHGTDVTGKTIPAKHGRPLRIKPGNNVILESEQFFAACDGQVSITQKSISVNPVFEVKGDLDLRTGNIDFVGNIAIRGNVPSGYELKAGGDIVVDGLVEAANLYAEGNIIIKGGVAGALKGKVSAGGSVLANYLNQANVKAGQDIIVKSSILHSKLTAAGNVECRTGTIIGGTISAGRNISVKELGNELFTKTELAVGWDPLLEKAELETLQSIETAKANIRKLTEIEVKLAEIGNRSGALTAEQKQMIVKQRNTRQNVEADLAQLLSELEFLQIEKQDRLLSSLFVFDKLFPNTKVFFGKYAFLTNQVYRKVSFHLENSEISIHPIIDTESPLVRK from the coding sequence ATGGAATATAAGGTGAAGTTATCCCATGACAGGCTTGCAGCTGAATTGATTCTGGATATAGGAAATAAAGAAAAAGCTTTTTCCGTAGACGAATTAATGAATATATTAAAAGAAGAAAAGATCGTGTTCGGTGTTAAGAGGGATGTTGTAACAAAAATCTCCGAAGATCCTAATTCTATCGAGTATCCAATCATTATTGCTGCAGGAGAACCTAAAGTGGATGGTGCAGATTCATATTTGCGCAACGAACTCCAACAAAATAGTCTTGAGGACCATAAAGTCTTTAATTTTCGTTCTGTCATCCATATTCCCTCTGTTAGAAAGGGTCAGTTGTTGGCATCTGTAGTCCCGCCAATGAATGGAAGACATGGGACAGATGTCACTGGGAAGACCATTCCAGCCAAGCATGGGCGTCCCCTCAGGATCAAGCCGGGAAATAATGTGATTCTTGAATCCGAACAGTTCTTTGCAGCATGTGATGGGCAGGTCAGCATTACCCAAAAATCAATCTCGGTCAATCCTGTATTCGAAGTGAAAGGTGATCTTGATTTAAGGACAGGCAATATTGACTTTGTGGGGAATATTGCAATTAGAGGGAATGTGCCAAGCGGGTATGAATTGAAAGCTGGGGGAGACATCGTAGTTGATGGACTTGTTGAGGCAGCCAATCTCTATGCAGAAGGCAATATCATCATCAAGGGTGGTGTAGCCGGAGCGCTGAAGGGTAAGGTTTCAGCGGGGGGGAGTGTACTGGCGAATTACCTGAACCAGGCCAATGTAAAAGCAGGACAGGATATAATCGTGAAGTCTTCCATACTGCACAGTAAACTTACTGCTGCCGGCAATGTAGAATGCCGTACTGGAACTATCATCGGTGGGACAATTTCTGCTGGCCGAAATATTTCCGTAAAGGAATTAGGCAATGAGCTTTTTACCAAAACCGAGTTAGCCGTTGGCTGGGATCCATTGCTGGAAAAAGCAGAGCTCGAAACTCTCCAATCCATTGAAACAGCAAAAGCTAATATCAGAAAGCTTACTGAAATAGAAGTGAAGCTTGCTGAAATTGGCAACCGGTCAGGTGCACTTACTGCTGAACAAAAACAGATGATTGTGAAACAGCGAAATACAAGGCAGAATGTTGAAGCTGATTTAGCTCAATTGCTGTCTGAACTCGAGTTTTTACAAATTGAAAAACAGGATAGATTACTCTCATCCTTGTTTGTTTTCGACAAATTATTCCCGAATACAAAGGTGTTTTTCGGAAAGTATGCGTTCTTGACAAACCAGGTTTACAGGAAAGTTAGCTTTCATCTGGAAAATAGCGAGATTTCAATTCATCCGATTATTGATACTGAAAGTCCACTAGTTAGGAAGTGA
- a CDS encoding chemotaxis protein CheA, whose product MELNQYLEVFIEESKEHLQACNEQLLELEKNPQDLSIINEIFRSAHTLKGMSATMGYEDLASLTHQMENVLDAIRNNRLTTTPEIVDVIFMAVDHLEDMVQSIASGGDGKKDVTETVEKLKLIEKGEPLSGSAKNEVAATAVLEANQQSHYDEFELTVLKQSKEQGFGVYEIAIALREDCLLKAARVYMVFEVLEQIGEVIKANPSVEQLEEEQFDDEFTVTIVSKEEPEDIKGKIMKVSEVVKTDLRSFDFAEESNDTYGEVLANLNTQVESNTPASEQQSQSIGTEVSSVNDKKGSVKQQSNSSKTIRVNIERLDILMNLFEELVIDRGRLEQISKDLENSELTETVERMSRISGDLQNIILNMRMVQVETVFNRFPRMIRQLARDLNKKINLEVVGAETELDRTVIDEIGDPLVHLLRNSVDHGIESPEVRKAKGKNEEGTVVLRAFHSGNHVFIEIEDDGAGISRDKVLKKAISKGIITEQSAAGFTDKQAYELILSSGFSTAEKISDISGRGVGLDVVKNTIESLGGSISIDSKENEGTIFSIQLPLTLSIISVMLVEIQKEKFAIPLSSIIETAIIKDTDIMNAHNQKVIDFRGKVVPLLYLKDIFEVPSEQVDDQFHSVIIVRKGDKMAGLIVDSFIGQQEVVLKSLGNYLTNVFAISGATILGDGQVALIVDCNALIK is encoded by the coding sequence ATGGAATTGAATCAATATCTTGAAGTCTTTATTGAAGAAAGTAAAGAACATTTACAGGCCTGTAATGAACAATTGCTGGAATTAGAGAAGAATCCACAGGATCTATCCATCATTAATGAAATTTTCAGGTCAGCCCATACTCTTAAAGGGATGTCAGCGACAATGGGTTATGAGGATCTGGCAAGCCTTACTCATCAAATGGAGAATGTATTGGATGCAATCCGGAATAACAGATTGACAACTACACCTGAAATTGTCGATGTTATTTTCATGGCTGTCGACCACCTGGAAGATATGGTTCAGTCGATCGCTTCCGGGGGCGATGGCAAAAAGGACGTTACTGAAACAGTCGAAAAGTTGAAATTGATTGAAAAAGGGGAACCTCTCTCAGGTTCTGCCAAGAATGAGGTAGCTGCTACAGCAGTTTTAGAAGCAAATCAACAATCACACTATGATGAATTTGAATTGACCGTATTAAAGCAGTCCAAAGAACAAGGATTCGGTGTTTATGAAATTGCTATCGCTTTGCGCGAGGATTGCTTACTGAAAGCTGCCCGGGTCTATATGGTTTTTGAGGTGCTGGAGCAGATTGGTGAAGTAATCAAAGCAAACCCTTCAGTAGAGCAACTTGAGGAAGAACAGTTTGACGATGAATTTACTGTAACCATTGTCTCCAAAGAGGAACCAGAGGATATTAAAGGCAAGATCATGAAGGTGTCTGAAGTTGTGAAAACTGACTTAAGGTCATTTGATTTTGCTGAAGAAAGCAATGACACGTATGGTGAAGTGTTGGCAAATTTAAACACCCAGGTAGAATCTAATACTCCTGCCTCCGAACAACAATCCCAATCGATTGGAACTGAAGTTTCATCGGTTAATGATAAAAAAGGCAGTGTCAAACAGCAAAGTAATAGCAGCAAAACGATACGAGTAAATATCGAACGTCTTGATATTTTAATGAACTTATTTGAAGAGCTTGTAATTGACCGCGGCAGACTAGAGCAAATTTCCAAAGACCTTGAAAATAGCGAACTTACTGAAACAGTCGAAAGAATGTCAAGGATCTCAGGTGACCTGCAAAATATTATTTTGAATATGCGGATGGTCCAGGTTGAAACGGTATTCAACCGCTTCCCTAGAATGATTCGTCAGTTAGCGAGAGATTTAAATAAGAAGATCAACCTTGAAGTCGTAGGTGCAGAAACAGAATTGGATCGCACGGTAATTGATGAAATTGGTGATCCTCTTGTGCATTTATTGAGAAATTCGGTTGACCACGGCATTGAATCACCTGAAGTGCGGAAAGCAAAGGGCAAGAATGAAGAGGGTACTGTCGTACTTCGCGCTTTCCATAGCGGAAATCATGTGTTCATTGAAATCGAGGATGATGGTGCCGGAATCAGCAGGGATAAGGTACTGAAAAAGGCGATCAGCAAAGGTATCATTACCGAACAATCCGCTGCGGGCTTTACTGATAAACAGGCGTATGAATTAATTCTTTCATCCGGCTTCTCTACAGCTGAAAAAATATCAGATATTTCCGGACGCGGAGTAGGACTGGATGTTGTAAAGAATACGATCGAGTCATTGGGAGGATCGATTTCTATCGATTCAAAGGAAAATGAGGGAACTATTTTCTCGATTCAGCTTCCGCTGACATTATCGATCATTTCTGTTATGTTAGTCGAAATCCAGAAAGAAAAATTTGCTATTCCTTTATCATCTATTATCGAGACAGCCATAATTAAAGACACTGACATCATGAATGCGCATAATCAAAAGGTGATTGATTTTAGAGGCAAGGTCGTGCCGCTGCTGTACTTAAAGGATATCTTCGAGGTACCGTCAGAGCAGGTTGATGATCAATTCCACTCTGTCATTATCGTTCGAAAAGGAGATAAAATGGCTGGTTTGATTGTAGATTCATTCATCGGCCAGCAAGAAGTAGTCCTTAAATCATTAGGAAATTATTTAACGAATGTATTTGCGATTTCCGGAGCTACGATCCTTGGAGATGGACAAGTAGCTTTGATTGTCGATTGCAATGCCTTAATTAAATAG
- the tsf gene encoding translation elongation factor Ts yields the protein MAITAQMVKELREKTGAGMMDCKKALQETNGDMDQAIDFLREKGIAKAAKKADRIAAEGTTYILAEGNEAVILEVNSETDFVAKNEGFQVLVKEIAEHLLKNKPASVEEANAQTMENGENVETRINNAIAKIGEKLSLRRFEVKTKTDSDAFGAYLHMGGRIGVLTVLEGTTDEAAAKDVSMHIAALNPKYVSRDEVSQEEVEHEREILTQQALNEGKPENIVAKMVEGRLSKYFEDVCVLDQPFVKNPDQKVRQFVESKGGTLREFTRYEVGEGIEKREDNFAEEVMNQVNKK from the coding sequence ATGGCTATTACTGCACAAATGGTTAAAGAATTGCGTGAAAAAACTGGCGCAGGTATGATGGACTGCAAAAAGGCACTTCAGGAAACAAATGGTGATATGGATCAGGCAATCGATTTCCTTCGTGAAAAAGGAATTGCTAAAGCAGCTAAGAAAGCTGACCGCATCGCTGCAGAGGGTACTACTTACATCCTTGCAGAAGGCAATGAAGCTGTAATCCTTGAAGTGAACTCTGAAACGGACTTCGTAGCAAAAAACGAAGGCTTCCAGGTTCTTGTTAAGGAAATCGCTGAGCACCTTCTTAAGAACAAGCCTGCATCTGTTGAAGAAGCTAACGCTCAAACAATGGAAAATGGCGAAAATGTTGAAACTCGCATCAACAATGCAATCGCAAAAATCGGTGAGAAGCTTTCCCTTCGCCGCTTTGAAGTGAAAACTAAAACTGACAGCGATGCATTCGGTGCTTACCTTCACATGGGCGGCCGCATTGGCGTTCTTACTGTTCTTGAAGGAACTACAGACGAAGCAGCTGCTAAAGACGTTTCCATGCACATCGCTGCATTAAACCCTAAATATGTTTCTCGTGACGAAGTATCTCAAGAAGAAGTTGAGCATGAGCGTGAAATCCTTACTCAACAAGCTCTTAACGAAGGCAAGCCAGAAAATATCGTTGCTAAGATGGTTGAAGGCCGCCTGAGCAAATATTTCGAAGACGTTTGTGTTCTTGACCAGCCATTCGTTAAGAACCCTGATCAAAAAGTACGCCAGTTTGTTGAATCAAAAGGTGGAACACTTCGCGAGTTTACTCGTTACGAAGTAGGCGAAGGCATCGAAAAGCGTGAAGATAACTTTGCTGAAGAAGTAATGAACCAAGTAAACAAGAAATAA
- a CDS encoding chemotaxis protein CheD — protein sequence MHKTAEIIKVGIADMNIVKVPDLIRTTGLGSCVGVVLYDQAREIAGMAHIMLPDSSLSRAEPLNKAKFANTAIKELLNALVKIGARPSGIKAKIAGGAQMFQFSGSSDMMRIGPRNVEAVLQELKELRIPVLAQDVGGNSGRTIEFDPKTGLMQIRTVNKGNSEI from the coding sequence ATGCATAAAACAGCAGAAATCATCAAAGTTGGCATTGCTGATATGAATATCGTTAAGGTTCCTGATTTAATACGGACTACGGGTCTTGGTTCCTGTGTTGGTGTGGTATTGTATGATCAGGCAAGGGAAATCGCTGGTATGGCACATATTATGCTGCCAGATTCATCATTATCTCGAGCGGAGCCGCTGAATAAAGCCAAATTTGCTAATACAGCCATTAAGGAACTGTTAAATGCCTTGGTAAAAATAGGAGCAAGACCTTCAGGAATAAAAGCGAAGATTGCTGGCGGCGCGCAAATGTTCCAGTTTTCCGGAAGCAGCGATATGATGAGGATTGGACCTAGGAATGTGGAAGCAGTTTTACAAGAATTGAAGGAACTCAGGATTCCGGTTTTAGCCCAGGATGTTGGTGGGAATAGCGGAAGGACGATTGAGTTCGACCCCAAAACCGGTTTGATGCAAATCAGGACTGTTAATAAAGGGAATAGTGAAATTTAA